One window from the genome of Pseudonocardia hierapolitana encodes:
- a CDS encoding TRAP transporter substrate-binding protein, with amino-acid sequence MTALIVITEVVAMGGYARRSVSSQGPGSLRGPHGARGAFGRRAFLAAAGLGAAGLGSAGLTGCGRADAAGSITTATYIPASYDDLYPGVQTFMDTLATASGGRLTCDMYDAGTLLGAEQLLPGLLLGVADVMFQTSSYVSSSFPILGAMELPFGAEDYAKQRRAIDPAGPLFTLVNEQLAAQGVRLLGGMPCTFEYIWTIGRPILRPEDVRGLRIRVAGEIEGETVKALGGAPVFMGSSEVFEALERGTIDGLMSYLGTVVSRDLQEIVRYGTRAHFGAYTVDAYCRSDWYAGQPPELRAALDEAGRALYRDGTEVMVGVHEGDYLAQVLEGGVELVEPSGAELEAFRTAVEPVYGRWEHLIGDASIADRAVGLINEA; translated from the coding sequence TTGACAGCGCTGATCGTCATCACCGAGGTTGTCGCCATGGGTGGCTACGCGCGCCGAAGCGTGTCCTCGCAGGGTCCGGGGAGTCTGCGAGGACCGCACGGCGCGCGCGGAGCGTTCGGTCGGCGAGCCTTCCTCGCCGCCGCCGGGCTGGGGGCCGCCGGCCTCGGCTCTGCCGGACTGACGGGCTGCGGCCGCGCGGACGCCGCCGGGAGCATCACCACCGCCACCTACATCCCCGCGTCCTACGACGACCTCTACCCGGGTGTCCAGACGTTCATGGACACCCTCGCCACCGCGAGCGGTGGGCGCCTCACCTGCGACATGTACGACGCAGGCACCCTGCTCGGGGCCGAACAGCTGCTGCCGGGCCTCCTGCTCGGGGTGGCGGACGTGATGTTCCAGACCAGCTCGTACGTGTCGTCGAGCTTCCCGATCCTCGGGGCGATGGAGCTGCCGTTCGGGGCGGAGGACTACGCCAAGCAGCGCCGGGCGATCGACCCGGCCGGCCCGCTGTTCACGCTGGTGAACGAGCAGCTCGCCGCCCAGGGCGTGCGGCTGCTCGGCGGGATGCCCTGCACGTTCGAGTACATCTGGACGATCGGCAGGCCGATCCTGCGCCCCGAGGACGTCCGCGGGCTGCGGATCCGGGTCGCAGGCGAGATCGAGGGCGAGACCGTCAAGGCGCTCGGCGGCGCACCGGTGTTCATGGGCTCGTCGGAGGTGTTCGAGGCCCTGGAACGCGGCACGATCGACGGCCTGATGAGCTACCTCGGCACGGTCGTGTCCCGCGACCTGCAGGAGATCGTCCGATACGGCACGCGCGCCCACTTCGGCGCCTACACCGTCGATGCGTACTGCCGCAGCGACTGGTACGCGGGTCAACCGCCCGAGCTGCGCGCAGCGCTGGACGAGGCGGGCCGCGCCCTCTACCGGGACGGCACCGAGGTGATGGTGGGCGTGCACGAGGGCGACTACCTGGCGCAGGTCCTCGAGGGCGGGGTCGAGCTGGTGGAGCCGAGCGGTGCCGAGCTCGAGGCGTTCCGGACGGCGGTCGAGCCGGTGTACGGGCGGTGGGAGCACCTGATCGGCGACGCGAGCATCGCCGACCGGGCCGTCGGCCTGATCAACGAGGCGTAG
- a CDS encoding carbohydrate ABC transporter permease — MLAGPNIALLVVFTYRPLLQSFYLSTLQWNLGSPTAIPVGLANYGDFFADPGTPRMLAVTAIFTLATVGGGMVLGLLLAVLLNRKLRFRGAARTIVVAPYVLSGVAVGLLWLFVFDPNFGVLSALLRAVGIGSPDWYTDPQWALVMVIIVYLWKNVGYVALIYLAGLQAVPRDLLEAASLDGASPLRSFVSVVLPLLGPTTFFLSITTLLTSLQSFDIIRAMTNGGPLEGTTTMMYSIYLEGFAAGRAGYSSAIATILFLVLFVITVVQLRFVERKVHYA; from the coding sequence GTGCTCGCCGGGCCGAACATCGCATTGCTGGTGGTGTTCACCTACCGGCCATTGCTCCAGTCGTTCTACCTGTCGACGCTGCAGTGGAACCTCGGCTCGCCCACCGCCATCCCCGTGGGCCTGGCCAACTACGGCGACTTCTTCGCCGACCCCGGCACCCCGCGCATGCTGGCCGTCACCGCGATCTTCACGCTCGCCACCGTGGGCGGGGGAATGGTGCTCGGCCTGCTGCTCGCGGTGCTGCTGAACCGCAAGCTGCGCTTCCGCGGCGCGGCGCGCACCATCGTCGTGGCCCCGTACGTGCTGTCCGGCGTCGCGGTCGGCCTGCTGTGGCTGTTCGTGTTCGACCCGAACTTCGGCGTGCTGTCGGCATTGTTGCGGGCGGTCGGCATCGGGTCGCCGGACTGGTACACCGACCCGCAATGGGCCCTGGTGATGGTCATCATCGTGTACCTGTGGAAGAACGTCGGCTACGTGGCGCTCATCTATCTCGCCGGTTTGCAGGCAGTGCCGCGGGATCTGCTCGAAGCGGCTTCCCTGGATGGCGCGTCGCCGCTCCGGTCATTCGTTTCCGTGGTGCTCCCGCTGCTCGGGCCGACCACGTTCTTCCTCAGCATCACCACATTGCTGACGTCATTGCAGTCCTTCGACATCATCCGCGCCATGACCAATGGCGGGCCGCTCGAGGGAACGACCACGATGATGTATTCGATCTACCTCGAAGGATTTGCCGCGGGGCGCGCCGGCTACTCGTCGGCGATCGCCACGATCCTGTTCCTGGTGCTCTTCGTCATCACCGTCGTGCAGCTGCGCTTCGTCGAGCGGAAGGTGCACTACGCATGA
- a CDS encoding TRAP transporter small permease yields the protein MIRVRRGVLACTRAMAVVAMVVVGLMMITITYDVAARYLFAAPTDWAYPLNSTGVLVATMLAVPHLYATGHHISMDLLYRAMPGRARRAADVITTVATAFLGLVLAVSSFRSMTVAYAGGLTGAGTFNIPLWMPDAVLTVSGVFLLLVALLFPAAPPQAPPGEAEVPAEAQGVA from the coding sequence GTGATCCGAGTACGCCGGGGCGTGCTGGCCTGCACCCGGGCGATGGCCGTCGTGGCGATGGTCGTCGTCGGGCTGATGATGATCACGATCACCTACGACGTGGCGGCCCGCTACCTGTTCGCCGCCCCGACCGACTGGGCCTACCCGCTCAACTCCACGGGCGTCCTCGTCGCGACGATGCTCGCGGTACCGCACCTCTACGCCACCGGTCACCACATCTCGATGGACCTGCTCTACCGCGCCATGCCCGGGCGGGCGCGCCGGGCGGCCGACGTCATCACCACCGTGGCGACGGCGTTCCTCGGGCTCGTGCTCGCGGTCAGCTCGTTCCGCTCGATGACCGTGGCGTACGCAGGCGGCCTCACCGGGGCAGGCACCTTCAACATCCCGCTCTGGATGCCGGACGCCGTGCTGACCGTGTCCGGGGTGTTCCTCCTGCTGGTCGCCCTGCTGTTCCCGGCCGCGCCGCCGCAGGCGCCACCTGGCGAGGCGGAAGTTCCGGCCGAGGCGCAGGGGGTGGCGTGA
- a CDS encoding carbohydrate ABC transporter permease — protein sequence MSGVGTSGVGTSGVGTSGVGVIVDPAPPRRGSRPAVGGYLTMALAVAVMVLPLVWMALASFKGMDELYRLPIQWLPDSLAPTNYVTAAQSVPFGMFFVNSAITTVLGAGLKMLLGLMTAYALVFVDIPFRRFFFYVVVCALLVPQQIVLIPNYALVAQLDWLNTYQGMIVPGLASAFGTFLFRQHFLTLPRSILEAAELDGAGHWRRLWRFVVPLSGPTIAAVGLVSIVTEWNDYLWPLLVIDRPEMMTLPVGLTLLMNFDGIPDWGVIMAGTVLVTVPVLAVFFLLQRRIVAGLVTGAVTG from the coding sequence ATGAGTGGGGTGGGCACGAGTGGGGTGGGCACGAGTGGCGTGGGCACGAGTGGCGTGGGCGTGATCGTGGACCCGGCCCCGCCGAGACGCGGCTCGCGCCCGGCCGTCGGCGGGTACCTCACGATGGCGCTCGCCGTCGCGGTGATGGTGCTGCCGCTGGTCTGGATGGCGCTGGCCAGCTTCAAGGGCATGGACGAGCTCTACCGGCTGCCGATCCAGTGGCTCCCCGACTCGCTCGCACCGACCAACTACGTGACGGCCGCGCAGAGCGTCCCGTTCGGGATGTTCTTCGTCAACAGCGCGATCACCACGGTGCTCGGCGCGGGGCTGAAGATGCTGCTCGGGCTCATGACGGCCTATGCGCTGGTGTTCGTCGACATCCCGTTCCGCAGGTTCTTCTTCTACGTGGTGGTGTGCGCGCTGCTCGTGCCGCAGCAGATCGTGCTCATCCCGAACTACGCGCTGGTGGCTCAGCTCGACTGGCTCAACACCTACCAGGGCATGATCGTCCCGGGGCTGGCGAGCGCGTTCGGCACGTTCCTGTTCCGGCAGCACTTCCTGACGCTGCCGCGCTCGATCCTCGAGGCCGCGGAGCTGGACGGTGCGGGCCACTGGCGGCGGCTGTGGCGCTTCGTCGTGCCGCTGTCGGGGCCCACGATCGCCGCCGTCGGGCTCGTCTCGATCGTCACCGAGTGGAACGACTACCTCTGGCCGCTCCTGGTGATCGACCGGCCGGAGATGATGACGCTCCCGGTCGGCCTGACCCTGCTGATGAACTTCGACGGGATCCCCGACTGGGGCGTGATCATGGCCGGCACCGTACTGGTCACCGTGCCCGTCCTCGCCGTCTTCTTCCTCCTCCAGCGCCGGATCGTCGCCGGGCTGGTCACCGGCGCCGTCACCGGCTGA